The following proteins come from a genomic window of Mycobacterium sp. DL:
- a CDS encoding IclR family transcriptional regulator: protein MRQDSGIGVLDKAVGVLHAVAQSPCGLADLCERTDLPRATAHRLAVGLEVHRLLARDGDGQWRLGPALTELAGHINDPLLSAGAAVLPRLRELTGESVQLYRREGSARICIAALEPPSGLRDTVPVGTHLPMNAGSGAKVLLAYADTATQQAILPSATFTDRTLAEVRRRGWAQSAAEREPGVASVSAPVRDGRGAVIAAVSVSGPIDRMGRRPGARWATDLVAAAEALTRRL, encoded by the coding sequence GTGAGACAGGATAGCGGCATCGGCGTGTTGGACAAAGCTGTGGGGGTGCTGCACGCGGTGGCCCAGTCCCCGTGCGGTCTCGCGGATCTCTGCGAACGCACCGACCTGCCGCGGGCGACCGCTCACCGACTGGCCGTCGGGTTGGAAGTGCACCGACTGCTGGCCCGCGACGGTGACGGGCAGTGGCGTCTCGGCCCCGCACTCACCGAACTCGCAGGGCACATCAACGATCCGCTGTTGTCCGCAGGCGCCGCGGTACTGCCGCGATTGCGCGAACTCACCGGTGAGAGTGTGCAGCTGTACCGGCGCGAAGGCAGCGCCCGAATCTGCATCGCGGCGCTGGAACCCCCCTCGGGACTGCGCGATACGGTGCCGGTCGGAACACACCTGCCGATGAACGCCGGATCCGGGGCCAAAGTGCTTCTTGCCTACGCCGATACGGCGACCCAGCAGGCCATCCTGCCGTCGGCCACGTTCACCGACCGGACGCTGGCCGAAGTCCGCAGGCGCGGATGGGCGCAGAGTGCGGCCGAGCGCGAACCCGGTGTGGCCAGCGTGTCCGCACCGGTGCGTGACGGGCGGGGTGCGGTGATCGCGGCGGTCTCGGTATCCGGTCCGATCGACAGGATGGGCAGGCGCCCCGGAGCCAGGTGGGCGACCGACCTCGTCGCCGCCGCCGAGGCGCTGACGCGACGGCTCTGA
- the leuC gene encoding 3-isopropylmalate dehydratase large subunit, producing the protein MAVTNQPRTLAEKVWSDHVVVPGSGEGAAREPDLIYIDLHLVHEVTSPQAFDGLRLAGRPVHRPDLTIATEDHNVPTIDIDQPIADPISRTQVDTLRRNCAEFGVRLHRMGDVEQGIVHIIGPQLGLTQPGTTVVCGDSHTSTHGAFGALAMGIGTSEVEHVLATQTLSLRPFKTMAVNVDGVLPPGVSAKDVILAVIAKIGTGGGQGYVIEYRGSAIESLSMEGRMTICNMSIEAGARAGMVAPDETTYEFLRGRPHAPQGADWDAAVDAWSRLRTDDGAEFDAEVYIDASTLSPFVTWGTNPGQGVPLAASVPDPDLMVDEGERQAAEKALTYMDLRAGTAMRDISVDTVFVGSCTNGRIEDLRVVADVLRGRKVAEGVRMLVVPGSMRVRAQAESEGLGEIFTAAGAEWRQAGCSMCLGMNPDQLAPGERCASTSNRNFEGRQGKGGRTHLVSPAVAAATAVRGTLSSPADLPAVSAH; encoded by the coding sequence ATGGCCGTCACGAACCAGCCCCGCACGCTCGCCGAGAAGGTGTGGAGCGACCACGTCGTTGTTCCCGGATCCGGTGAGGGGGCCGCACGTGAGCCGGACCTGATCTACATCGACCTGCATCTCGTGCACGAGGTGACGAGCCCGCAGGCATTCGACGGGTTGCGACTGGCCGGCCGTCCGGTTCACCGGCCGGATCTGACGATCGCCACCGAGGATCACAACGTGCCGACCATCGACATCGACCAGCCCATCGCCGATCCGATCTCCCGGACCCAGGTCGACACGCTTCGCCGCAACTGTGCGGAGTTCGGCGTCAGGCTGCACCGGATGGGAGATGTCGAGCAGGGCATCGTGCACATCATCGGGCCTCAGCTCGGGCTGACCCAGCCCGGCACGACGGTCGTGTGTGGGGACAGTCACACCTCCACCCACGGGGCGTTCGGCGCTCTGGCGATGGGCATCGGCACCTCAGAGGTCGAGCATGTGCTGGCCACCCAGACGCTGTCGCTGCGGCCCTTCAAGACGATGGCCGTCAACGTCGACGGTGTGCTGCCGCCCGGAGTCAGCGCCAAGGACGTCATCCTCGCGGTGATCGCCAAGATCGGCACCGGCGGAGGCCAGGGTTACGTCATCGAATACCGCGGCAGCGCCATCGAATCTCTGTCGATGGAAGGCCGGATGACGATCTGCAACATGAGTATCGAAGCGGGTGCCCGGGCAGGCATGGTCGCTCCCGACGAGACGACCTACGAGTTCCTGCGCGGTCGGCCCCACGCCCCGCAGGGTGCCGACTGGGACGCGGCTGTCGACGCGTGGAGCCGGTTACGTACCGACGACGGCGCGGAATTCGACGCCGAGGTCTACATCGACGCATCGACGCTGAGCCCGTTCGTCACCTGGGGGACCAACCCCGGTCAGGGCGTACCTCTGGCCGCTTCGGTCCCCGACCCCGACCTGATGGTCGACGAGGGCGAACGTCAGGCCGCCGAAAAGGCGTTGACCTACATGGACCTTCGGGCCGGCACGGCGATGCGCGATATTTCGGTGGACACGGTGTTCGTCGGCTCCTGCACCAACGGCAGGATCGAAGATCTGCGCGTGGTCGCCGACGTGCTGCGGGGTCGCAAGGTCGCCGAGGGCGTTCGGATGCTGGTCGTCCCCGGATCCATGCGGGTGCGGGCCCAGGCGGAATCCGAGGGCCTGGGTGAGATCTTCACCGCCGCAGGTGCGGAATGGCGGCAGGCCGGCTGTTCGATGTGCCTGGGTATGAACCCCGACCAACTGGCTCCCGGCGAGCGGTGCGCTTCGACGTCCAATCGCAATTTCGAGGGCAGGCAAGGCAAAGGCGGGCGCACGCACCTGGTGTCGCCGGCGGTCGCCGCGGCGACCGCGGTCCGCGGCACGCTGTCCTCCCCGGCGGATCTGCCCGCCGTGAGCGCCCACTGA
- the leuD gene encoding 3-isopropylmalate dehydratase small subunit, producing the protein MEAIRTHTGIGVPLRRSNVDTDQIIPAEYLKRVTRTGFEDGLFAAWRNDPAFILNQAPFDHGSVLVAGPDFGTGSSREHAVWALMDFGFRVVISSRFADIFRGNAGKAGLLAAEVAQDDVELLWKLIEQQPGLEITVNLQDRTVAAGTVMVPFNIDDYTAWRLLEGLDDIGLTLRKRDQIEEYEAGRPSWKPRTLPV; encoded by the coding sequence ATGGAAGCCATTCGCACCCACACCGGAATCGGCGTGCCGCTGCGTCGCTCGAATGTGGACACCGATCAGATCATTCCTGCGGAGTACCTGAAGCGGGTGACCCGAACAGGATTCGAGGACGGTCTCTTCGCGGCCTGGCGCAACGATCCGGCGTTCATTCTCAATCAGGCGCCTTTCGACCACGGATCCGTGTTGGTCGCGGGACCGGATTTCGGCACGGGTTCGTCTCGGGAGCATGCCGTCTGGGCGCTCATGGACTTCGGATTCCGGGTGGTGATCTCGTCCCGGTTCGCCGATATCTTCCGGGGGAACGCGGGCAAGGCCGGACTCCTGGCGGCAGAAGTCGCACAAGACGACGTCGAATTGTTGTGGAAACTCATCGAGCAGCAGCCGGGTCTGGAAATCACTGTGAATCTTCAAGATCGAACGGTTGCCGCGGGAACGGTCATGGTGCCGTTCAACATTGACGACTACACCGCCTGGCGGTTGCTCGAAGGGCTCGATGATATAGGCCTTACGCTGCGCAAACGCGATCAGATCGAGGAATACGAAGCCGGTCGCCCGAGCTGGAAACCGCGCACTCTGCCGGTCTGA
- a CDS encoding HU family DNA-binding protein: protein MNKAELIDVLTEKLGSDRRQATAAVENVVDTIVRAVHKGESVTITGFGVFEQRRRAARVARNPRTGETVKVKPTSVPAFRPGAQFKAVVSGAQRLPAEGPAVKRGVTAGSTARKAVKKAAVKKAVAKKAAPAVKKAAVKKAVAKKAAPAKKAPAKKAPAKKAAPAKKAAPAKKAPAKKAAPAKKAAPAKKAPAKKAAPAKKAAPAKKAPAKKAPAKRGRK from the coding sequence ATGAATAAAGCAGAGCTCATCGACGTACTCACGGAGAAATTGGGCTCGGATCGCCGGCAGGCAACTGCGGCGGTTGAGAATGTCGTTGACACCATCGTGCGTGCGGTTCACAAGGGTGAGAGTGTGACAATCACCGGCTTCGGCGTTTTCGAACAGCGTCGTCGTGCGGCCCGCGTCGCGCGCAACCCGCGCACCGGCGAGACGGTGAAGGTCAAGCCGACCTCCGTTCCGGCGTTCCGTCCGGGCGCTCAGTTCAAGGCCGTTGTCTCTGGCGCACAGCGCCTCCCGGCAGAGGGACCCGCGGTCAAGCGTGGCGTGACGGCGGGCAGCACCGCTCGTAAAGCTGTCAAGAAGGCCGCCGTCAAGAAGGCTGTCGCCAAGAAGGCCGCTCCGGCGGTCAAGAAGGCCGCTGTCAAGAAGGCAGTTGCCAAGAAGGCAGCTCCTGCCAAGAAGGCTCCGGCGAAGAAGGCTCCTGCCAAGAAGGCAGCTCCTGCCAAGAAGGCTGCTCCCGCCAAGAAGGCTCCGGCCAAGAAGGCAGCTCCTGCCAAGAAGGCTGCTCCCGCCAAGAAGGCTCCGGCCAAGAAGGCGGCACCTGCCAAGAAGGCTGCTCCTGCCAAGAAGGCTCCCGCCAAGAAGGCTCCGGCCAAGCGCGGTCGCAAGTAA
- a CDS encoding bifunctional NUDIX hydrolase/histidine phosphatase family protein produces MSKNSPPDPATKKKPILAAGAVLWRPHDVTGTPEVAIIHRPRYDDWSLPKGKVDPDETEPVTAVREIEEETGFHAHLGRRLTTVSYPVDQAVKKVRYWAARSVGGEFTANDEADDLKWLPAPQAMTALTYPHDRKVLRRFLKMPADTQTVMIVRHATAGSRTRYKGDDRQRPLDKHGRAQAESLVGQLLSFGAGELFAADRVRCQQTLDPLAEELGVEIRSEPALTEEAYADNRKAGRQRILEIADATTNPVICTQGKVIPDLIAWWCESDGVRPDKSRNRKGSTWVLSLAGGRLIAADHIDSALAPKK; encoded by the coding sequence GTGTCCAAGAACAGCCCACCGGACCCGGCGACGAAGAAGAAGCCGATCCTGGCCGCCGGTGCCGTGTTGTGGCGACCCCACGATGTCACGGGCACGCCGGAGGTCGCGATCATCCACCGACCCCGCTACGACGACTGGTCGCTACCCAAGGGAAAGGTCGATCCCGATGAGACGGAACCCGTCACCGCCGTCCGTGAGATCGAGGAGGAGACGGGCTTTCACGCGCATCTCGGGCGCCGCCTGACGACGGTGAGCTACCCCGTCGATCAGGCGGTGAAGAAGGTGCGCTACTGGGCGGCGCGTAGCGTCGGTGGGGAGTTCACCGCCAACGACGAGGCCGACGATCTCAAATGGCTGCCGGCCCCGCAGGCGATGACGGCCTTGACCTACCCACACGATCGCAAGGTGCTGCGTCGTTTCCTGAAGATGCCTGCCGACACCCAGACGGTGATGATCGTTCGGCATGCCACCGCGGGAAGCAGAACCAGATACAAGGGAGACGACCGGCAACGTCCCCTCGACAAGCACGGCCGGGCGCAGGCGGAGTCGCTTGTCGGGCAGCTCCTCTCATTCGGCGCCGGCGAGCTGTTCGCCGCAGACCGGGTCCGGTGTCAGCAGACGCTCGATCCGCTGGCCGAGGAGTTGGGAGTGGAGATCCGAAGTGAGCCTGCCCTCACCGAGGAGGCGTACGCGGACAACCGGAAGGCCGGCCGCCAGCGCATTCTCGAGATCGCGGATGCCACAACCAACCCGGTGATCTGCACTCAGGGCAAGGTCATTCCCGACCTCATCGCGTGGTGGTGCGAGAGCGACGGGGTCCGGCCGGACAAGTCACGAAACCGTAAGGGCAGCACGTGGGTCCTGTCGCTGGCCGGTGGCCGGCTCATCGCCGCCGACCACATCGACAGTGCACTGGCCCCGAAGAAGTGA
- a CDS encoding RNA degradosome polyphosphate kinase has translation MTEAQTRPDSSETSETPVLPAVAGSDGSAPEAPPAATAPTIDNPLPDDRYLNRELSWLDFNARVLALAADPSLALLERAKFLAIFASNLDEFYMVRVAGLKRRDEMGLSVRSADGLSPREQLRRISERTQQIASRHSHVFLDSVRPALAEEGIIIVTWAELDDDERGRLSTYFHEQVFPVLTPLAVDPAHPFPFVSGLSLNLAITVKHPDDGGQHFARIKVPDNVDRFVELSGREGTPTVVRFLPMEELIAAFLPVLFPGLEIVEHHAFRITRNADFEVEEDRDEDLLQALERELARRRFGSPVRLEVSDDMTEGMLELLLRELDVAAGDVVQVSGLLDLSSLWQVYGVDRPALKDRPFVPATPPAFGERETPKSIFSTLRDGDVLVHHPYDSFSTTVQRFIEQAAADPNVLAIKQTLYRTSGDSPIVNALIDAAEAGKQVVALVEIKARFDEQANIKWARALEQAGVHVVYGLIGLKTHCKTCLVVRREGSMIRRYCHIGTGNYNPKTARLYEDIGLLTAAPDIGADLTDLFNSLTGYSRKQSYRNLLVAPYGVRRGIIERIEREIAATRDGAEGRIRMKANALVDEQVIDSLYRASQAGVRVEVVVRGICALRPGAPGYSENIKVRSILGRFLEHSRIIHFRAIDEYWIGSADMMHRNLDRRVEVMAQVKDPRLTAQLNDMFESATDPRTRCWELGADGHWTASPQEGQTVRDHQMSLMERHRHP, from the coding sequence ATGACCGAAGCCCAGACCCGTCCCGACAGCTCGGAAACCTCCGAGACACCCGTCCTGCCGGCCGTCGCGGGGTCGGATGGCTCGGCTCCGGAAGCGCCGCCGGCGGCCACGGCTCCCACGATCGACAACCCACTGCCCGACGACCGCTACCTCAACCGCGAACTCAGCTGGCTCGACTTCAACGCCCGCGTGCTCGCACTGGCCGCCGATCCGTCGCTGGCACTGCTGGAGCGCGCGAAGTTCCTGGCGATCTTCGCCTCCAACCTCGATGAGTTCTACATGGTTCGGGTCGCCGGGCTCAAGCGTCGCGACGAGATGGGACTGTCCGTCCGGTCCGCCGACGGCCTGTCACCGCGTGAGCAGTTGCGACGGATCAGCGAGCGCACCCAGCAGATCGCCAGCCGGCACTCGCACGTGTTCCTCGATTCGGTCCGGCCCGCCCTCGCCGAGGAGGGCATCATCATCGTGACGTGGGCCGAACTCGACGACGACGAGCGCGGCCGGCTGTCCACCTACTTCCACGAACAGGTCTTCCCGGTCCTGACGCCGTTGGCGGTCGATCCGGCACACCCCTTCCCGTTCGTCAGCGGCCTGAGCCTCAATCTCGCCATCACCGTCAAGCATCCCGACGACGGTGGACAGCACTTCGCGCGAATCAAGGTGCCCGACAACGTCGACCGATTCGTGGAGCTGTCCGGTCGTGAGGGCACTCCGACCGTCGTGCGCTTCCTTCCGATGGAAGAACTGATCGCCGCCTTCCTACCCGTGCTGTTCCCCGGCCTCGAGATCGTCGAACACCACGCGTTCCGCATCACCCGGAATGCAGATTTCGAGGTCGAGGAGGACCGCGACGAGGACCTGTTGCAGGCACTGGAGCGTGAATTGGCACGGCGGCGCTTCGGCTCCCCGGTGCGGCTCGAGGTCTCCGACGACATGACCGAGGGCATGCTCGAGTTGTTGTTGCGCGAACTCGACGTCGCGGCCGGTGATGTCGTCCAGGTCTCGGGATTGTTGGACCTCTCGTCGCTGTGGCAGGTCTACGGAGTCGACCGGCCCGCACTCAAGGACCGGCCGTTCGTTCCGGCCACCCCCCCGGCGTTCGGGGAGCGCGAAACACCCAAGAGCATCTTCTCCACCCTGCGCGACGGTGATGTCCTGGTCCATCACCCCTACGACTCGTTCTCCACCACGGTGCAGCGTTTCATCGAGCAGGCAGCCGCAGATCCGAATGTGCTCGCGATCAAGCAGACTCTGTATCGCACGTCCGGAGACTCACCGATCGTCAACGCGCTCATCGACGCTGCCGAAGCCGGCAAGCAGGTGGTGGCGCTCGTCGAGATCAAGGCCCGGTTCGACGAGCAGGCCAACATCAAGTGGGCGCGCGCACTGGAACAGGCCGGCGTGCACGTGGTCTACGGCCTGATCGGATTGAAGACACACTGCAAGACCTGTCTTGTGGTGCGTCGCGAAGGTTCGATGATCCGTCGGTACTGCCACATCGGCACGGGCAACTACAACCCCAAAACCGCACGGTTGTACGAGGACATCGGCCTGCTGACCGCCGCACCGGACATCGGCGCCGACCTCACCGACCTGTTCAATTCGCTGACGGGCTACTCCCGCAAGCAGTCCTACCGCAACCTGCTGGTCGCCCCCTACGGCGTGCGCAGGGGGATCATCGAGCGGATCGAACGGGAGATCGCGGCGACCCGCGACGGTGCCGAGGGCCGGATTCGTATGAAGGCCAACGCGTTGGTCGATGAGCAGGTCATCGATTCGCTCTACCGGGCGTCGCAGGCCGGCGTGCGGGTGGAGGTGGTGGTCCGGGGAATCTGCGCGTTGCGCCCCGGCGCCCCGGGCTATTCGGAGAACATCAAGGTGCGCTCCATCCTCGGCCGATTCCTCGAACATTCACGGATCATTCACTTCCGCGCCATCGACGAGTACTGGATCGGCAGCGCCGACATGATGCATCGTAATCTCGACCGTCGCGTGGAAGTGATGGCGCAGGTGAAGGATCCGCGATTGACCGCACAACTGAACGACATGTTCGAATCGGCGACGGACCCGAGGACCCGCTGCTGGGAGCTCGGCGCGGACGGACACTGGACGGCGTCGCCGCAGGAAGGGCAGACCGTCCGGGACCACCAGATGTCATTGATGGAACGGCACCGCCACCCGTAG
- the cofC gene encoding 2-phospho-L-lactate guanylyltransferase — MRARDADIALVIAVKRLSAAKTRLAPVFSAATREQIVLAMLIDTIEAASAVAAPQSVIVVTPDDTAAAAATKLGALVLTDPTPEGHHDPLNNALLAAEAMARKTSVNVVALQGDLPALHADELAGAIAAARDRPRSFVADRHGTGTSALFSFGVALDPRFGPDSAERHRRSGAVELTGDWPGLRCDIDTPDDLIAAQGLGLGAATEKAVGHRR, encoded by the coding sequence ATGCGCGCTCGAGACGCCGACATCGCACTGGTGATCGCGGTCAAGCGACTGAGCGCAGCCAAGACACGGCTGGCGCCGGTGTTTTCGGCGGCGACACGCGAGCAGATCGTGCTCGCCATGCTGATCGACACGATCGAGGCGGCTTCGGCCGTCGCCGCCCCGCAGTCGGTGATCGTCGTCACCCCCGACGACACCGCAGCCGCGGCCGCGACCAAGCTCGGCGCACTGGTGCTCACCGACCCCACACCCGAGGGTCATCACGATCCACTCAACAACGCGCTCCTGGCCGCCGAGGCGATGGCCCGGAAGACGAGCGTCAACGTCGTTGCGCTGCAGGGTGATCTACCTGCCCTGCACGCCGACGAACTCGCCGGGGCGATCGCCGCCGCTCGGGACCGGCCCCGCAGCTTCGTCGCCGACCGGCACGGCACCGGCACCTCGGCGCTGTTCTCCTTCGGGGTGGCTCTCGACCCGCGATTCGGCCCTGATTCCGCAGAGCGCCATCGTCGTTCGGGGGCGGTCGAATTGACGGGAGACTGGCCGGGGCTGCGCTGCGACATCGACACACCCGACGACCTGATCGCGGCGCAGGGGCTCGGTCTGGGAGCCGCGACCGAGAAGGCCGTCGGCCACCGAAGATGA
- a CDS encoding NAD(P)H-dependent glycerol-3-phosphate dehydrogenase — MGSGAWGTALAKVLAEAGNNVRLWARRPELADEMNRTHLNADYIDGPLPESIRATSDHTEALDGACTVLLAVPSQTLRANLMQWKDALGADATLVSLAKGIELDTLLRMSQVIVQVTGADPSRVAVVTGPNLASEIAQGQPAATVVACSDSGRAVTIQRALSTGYFRPYTNADVIGAEVGGACKNVIALACGMAAGVGLGENTAAAIITRGLAEIMRLGIALGAKPATLAGLAGIGDLVATCTSPHSRNRSFGERLGRGGTMEAALAATGGHVAEGVTSCESVLALASSYDVEMPLTEAVHRVCHKGLSVDEAVALLLGRTTKPE, encoded by the coding sequence ATGGGGTCCGGGGCGTGGGGGACGGCCCTGGCGAAGGTGTTGGCGGAAGCGGGGAACAACGTCAGGCTGTGGGCCCGTCGGCCCGAACTCGCCGACGAGATGAACCGCACCCACCTCAATGCCGACTACATCGACGGACCGCTGCCCGAGTCGATCCGGGCCACCAGCGACCACACCGAGGCACTCGACGGCGCGTGCACGGTGCTGCTGGCCGTGCCCTCACAGACACTTCGCGCCAATCTCATGCAGTGGAAGGACGCGCTGGGCGCTGATGCCACCCTGGTGAGCCTGGCCAAAGGTATCGAGCTGGACACCCTGCTGAGGATGAGCCAGGTCATCGTGCAGGTGACCGGTGCCGACCCGTCCCGCGTCGCGGTCGTCACCGGGCCGAACCTGGCCAGTGAGATCGCGCAGGGGCAGCCCGCCGCAACCGTCGTCGCGTGCAGCGACTCCGGAAGAGCGGTGACGATACAGCGAGCGCTGTCCACCGGCTATTTCCGGCCGTACACCAACGCCGACGTGATCGGCGCCGAGGTCGGAGGCGCCTGCAAGAACGTCATCGCTCTGGCATGCGGGATGGCCGCGGGTGTCGGACTGGGGGAGAACACCGCGGCGGCGATCATCACCCGCGGGCTGGCCGAGATCATGCGGCTCGGAATCGCATTGGGGGCCAAGCCCGCCACTCTGGCCGGGTTGGCCGGCATCGGCGACCTGGTGGCGACGTGCACGTCGCCGCACTCCCGTAACCGATCCTTCGGCGAGCGGTTGGGCAGGGGAGGCACCATGGAGGCCGCGTTGGCCGCGACCGGCGGTCATGTCGCCGAAGGGGTCACCTCGTGCGAATCGGTGCTGGCGTTGGCGTCGAGTTACGACGTCGAGATGCCGCTCACCGAGGCGGTGCACCGGGTGTGCCACAAGGGCCTGTCCGTCGACGAGGCGGTGGCCCTGCTGCTAGGGCGCACCACCAAGCCGGAGTAG
- a CDS encoding cystathionine gamma-lyase, translating into MSGTYGDSTRSVKAVGSEPVPGGPIAPPPVPAAAYHLPPDEDDSLDSYGRRSNPTWRQLESAIATLEGASSALAFGSGMAAITSVLRTVAQPGHTLVVPADGYYQVRAYAHEFLEQRGVTVVQARCAEMCDAAAGADVVLAESPSNPGLDVVDLHHLAMTCRARGAMLVVDNTTATPLGQQPLSLGADLVVASATKALAGHHDVLAGYVAGSQPEVMALLERDRLLAGPILGAFEAWLVLRSIGSVGLRFERQCQNAAAVALMLRSHPAVRSVRYPGLPDDPSHAIASMQMRRFGGLVAVELADAQAVHDLVGRSALLVASTSFGGIHSSVDRRARWGDPVADGFARLSLGIEDTDDLLSDIEAALPRAGR; encoded by the coding sequence GTGAGCGGCACGTACGGAGACTCCACTCGCAGTGTCAAAGCTGTTGGATCGGAACCGGTTCCGGGAGGACCGATCGCGCCGCCGCCGGTGCCCGCCGCCGCGTATCACCTTCCCCCCGACGAAGACGATTCCCTGGACAGCTACGGTCGCAGATCCAATCCGACCTGGCGGCAACTGGAATCGGCGATCGCCACGCTCGAGGGCGCGTCGTCCGCCCTGGCCTTCGGTTCCGGGATGGCAGCTATCACGTCCGTGCTGCGGACCGTCGCCCAACCCGGCCACACGCTCGTCGTCCCCGCCGATGGCTACTACCAGGTCCGCGCCTACGCCCACGAGTTCCTCGAGCAGCGAGGGGTGACCGTGGTGCAGGCGCGGTGCGCCGAAATGTGCGACGCCGCCGCGGGCGCCGATGTGGTGCTGGCCGAGTCGCCGTCCAACCCCGGCCTCGACGTCGTCGACCTGCATCACCTGGCGATGACGTGCCGGGCGCGCGGCGCGATGCTCGTCGTCGACAACACCACCGCCACGCCGCTGGGACAGCAGCCGCTGTCGTTGGGCGCGGACCTGGTGGTCGCCAGCGCGACCAAGGCGTTGGCGGGCCACCACGACGTCCTGGCGGGCTATGTCGCGGGCAGCCAGCCCGAGGTGATGGCACTGCTGGAGCGCGACAGGCTGTTGGCCGGCCCGATCCTGGGCGCCTTCGAAGCCTGGCTCGTGCTGCGCAGCATCGGGAGCGTGGGCCTTCGTTTCGAACGGCAGTGTCAGAATGCCGCCGCGGTCGCGCTGATGCTGCGCTCGCACCCGGCGGTGCGCTCGGTGCGCTACCCGGGGCTGCCCGACGATCCGTCGCATGCGATCGCCTCGATGCAGATGCGGCGGTTCGGCGGTCTGGTCGCCGTCGAGTTGGCCGATGCGCAGGCGGTGCACGACCTGGTCGGTCGTAGCGCGCTGCTGGTCGCGTCGACGAGCTTCGGCGGGATCCACTCCTCGGTCGACCGCAGGGCCAGGTGGGGAGACCCGGTGGCCGACGGATTCGCCCGGCTGTCTCTGGGGATCGAGGACACCGACGACCTGCTCAGCGATATCGAGGCGGCCCTGCCACGGGCAGGACGGTAG
- a CDS encoding D-alanine--D-alanine ligase family protein yields the protein MTARIRVAVVYGGRSSEHAISCVSAGSILRNLDPARFEVVAVGISPRGSWVLTDGRPETLAITDGTLPRVGESSGTALALTADPAWHGQLLSLGEGAGEMLAAVDVVFPVLHGPYGEDGTIQGLLELAGVPYVGAGVLASAAGMDKEFTKKLLAADGLPIGDQVVLRPQQATLSLEDREHLGLPAFVKPARGGSSIGVSRVTSWDQLADAVEVARRHDPKVIVEAAVPGRELECGVLEFPDGRIEASTVGEIRVAGVRGREDGFYDFETKYLDDAAELDVPAKVDDVVAEQVRGLAIRAFRAIDCQGLARVDFFLTEDGPVINEINTMPGFTTISMYPRMWAASGVDYPTLLATMVETAMARGTGLR from the coding sequence GTGACTGCCCGCATCCGCGTTGCCGTCGTCTACGGCGGACGAAGTTCCGAACACGCGATCTCGTGTGTTTCGGCAGGCAGCATCCTGCGCAACCTCGATCCGGCGCGGTTCGAAGTGGTCGCGGTCGGCATCTCGCCGCGGGGTTCCTGGGTGCTCACCGACGGGCGGCCCGAGACGCTGGCCATCACCGACGGCACCCTGCCCCGGGTCGGCGAGTCGTCGGGCACCGCGCTCGCGCTGACCGCCGATCCCGCCTGGCACGGCCAGCTGCTGTCGCTGGGAGAAGGCGCCGGGGAGATGCTGGCCGCCGTCGACGTGGTCTTCCCGGTACTTCACGGACCCTACGGCGAGGACGGCACCATCCAGGGCCTGCTGGAGCTCGCCGGCGTCCCGTACGTCGGTGCGGGGGTGCTGGCCAGCGCGGCGGGCATGGACAAGGAGTTCACCAAGAAGCTGCTCGCCGCCGACGGTCTGCCGATCGGCGACCAGGTGGTGCTGCGCCCTCAGCAGGCCACCCTGTCGCTGGAGGATCGTGAACACCTCGGGTTGCCGGCATTCGTCAAGCCTGCGCGCGGTGGCTCGTCCATCGGGGTCAGCCGGGTCACCAGCTGGGACCAGCTCGCCGATGCCGTCGAAGTGGCGCGTCGGCACGACCCGAAGGTCATCGTCGAGGCTGCCGTGCCCGGCCGGGAACTCGAATGCGGCGTGCTGGAGTTCCCCGACGGTCGGATCGAGGCCAGCACCGTGGGCGAGATCCGGGTGGCCGGGGTGCGTGGTCGCGAAGACGGCTTCTACGACTTCGAGACCAAGTACCTCGACGACGCCGCGGAACTGGACGTGCCGGCCAAGGTCGACGACGTCGTCGCCGAGCAGGTCCGCGGCCTCGCGATCCGGGCGTTCCGCGCCATCGACTGCCAGGGTCTGGCCCGGGTCGACTTCTTCCTGACCGAGGACGGACCGGTGATCAACGAGATCAACACGATGCCGGGGTTCACCACCATCTCGATGTATCCGCGGATGTGGGCAGCCAGCGGGGTCGACTATCCGACCCTGCTCGCGACGATGGTCGAGACCGCGATGGCCCGCGGGACCGGCCTGCGCTAG